AGGAGAAGAGGCAGAAATAGCTATGATACGGGAATTAGATGAGGAAATTGGATTAAATATAAACAAAAATGATTTGAAATACCTAGGAAGAAAATTTGAAGCTTTTCAAAAGGGAGAATTTTTTGATAATGAAATATGTGAAATGTATCTTTTAGAAGTAAAGGATAATACTAAATTTATTTTAGGGGACGAAGTTGAAGATATGGTGAGAGTATCAGTAATTGAATATGAAAAGTGGATTAATAAAGAATTGAAAGAATTAGAAGTATCTTCAATTGAAGGAAGTAAGAAAGTTGTTCTTAGAGAGGATAATATATGTCCTCATATTAGGGAATATAATGAAAGATTACTTGAAACTGTATATAAGGGAAAATAGAAAATAAATTAAGTTATTAACTTAAAATAAGCAAAACGTTACTTTTGAAATTATTTAAATGTAACGTTTTGCTTATATAAGTTTTTAGGTGTACATTAATATATAGTTAATTAGTTTATGGACTTATTTTTTGCAACAGGAAAAAGTAATCCAGAAGTTTTTAAAACAGGTCTTATAACATTATAGATGGTGCTTACTAATATAACTGAGACAACAGCATTAATAAAAGTTGCAAACACACTAAATTTGGCTAGGATAGCAGCCATTTGCTGTGGTTGACCAAGAATATATTGTTTATAAAAATATCCAACAATAGGATCAAAAACAACATTAAAAGATAATCCTCCAATAGCAGCAATTATTGTCCATCTGGCAATATATTTTTTATCATAACTTTGATCTATTTTAGCAAAGTTATGAGCAATTAATCCAGTAATTAATCCAATACACAATTTCAAAATGAATGTTTTTGGTGCACCAATAGCATAGGTTGGATCTAACAAATCAGATATTGTCATTCCTATGGCACCAGATAAGCCACCATACAAACCTCCAAGAAGTAAAGCAGCCAAAACACAAAAAGCATTTCCCACATGCAGAGATACTGCATCACCACCTGCTACTGGTATTTTAATTGAAAGAAAAGTAAAAGATACAAAGCATAATGCAGCAAGTATTCCTGTTTGAAGTAATTTAATAAGTCGAGTGTTTTTATTTTCCATATAATATGCCCCCTTTGTAAAAACTATCTGTATATGAAAATTCTGCTGTTATTATAACATCAGAAAAGTTAAAAAGGCAATTGTATGGATACATATAGGGTATCCTTTAAGCATATAATCCAGCAGTTATAAGTCTCTTTCTAATTTGTGGTCCAATCAATGCTGCAAGTATCATTTTTATTAAATCTCCTGGCAAAAAGGGAATAACTGCAACTGATAGGGCTGAGTTAAACGGCATTTTAGTTAGATATGCTAGCCAAATAGTACCCAAAATATATGTAACTATTGAACCAAGTATCATTCCTAATAAGCACATATAAATTTTGTTTGTAAATTTATCTATAAAGATTCCACTGATTGATGCCAAAAAAATAAATCCAATTAAATATCCACCTGTTGGGCCTAACAATTTTGTGAATCCTCCTGAGAAACCTGAAAAGACAGGTAATCCAATAATTCCAATGAAAAGATAAACAATGCAGCTAATGGTTCCTTTTTTTCCACCTAAAGCATATATTGCAAAAAAAATAGCAAGATTAGTCAAGGAAACAGGAACTATTCCTATAGGAAGTGATAGGGGGCCTAAGATACAAATAACTGCAGTCATTACACCAATCAAAGTCAATTGGCGAGTACTTATTCTTCTTGTATTTTCCATATTTCTATTCTCCTTAATAATGTTATAAAATATTAGCAAATTAATTTAGATTTAGTATATAATTAATTATGTTTATTGTCAACTTTAAAATTAAAAATTGGTTAACAAATAAAAATTAAAAAGGTTTATTAAATTTATAGATATCCAATTTAATAATCAAACTTATAAATGTAATATATATGTAGTATTGAGAAACTATAATTGTAACACTACACCAGAAATCAGATACATTTTTCTGGAAGCAGGCATGTGAAATTGAGCTGATGATGGTTATTAGTGGAAGGTTGTTTCATTTTCTGCTTGTCATAAACTTACTTTAGGAACATGCAGAAATGAGTGCAACCTTCCACTTAGAACCTTCCAGCGAAAATTTCACTAGTCCTTTGGAAGATAAATGTATCTGATTTCGGTAATTGTTGCATAAGTCTAATTCTCGCTTTGGATATCTATGGAAATTATAACAATTTAGTGACTTTTGTTTCAATTAATCATAATATAAAATAATGAATATTTTCAGAGGGTGAAAATTATGAATGTATTAGAGGATAATGAGAAATATAGCTTTAACCATTATTCAAAAAGTCAATTAAATAATATAATTAAGGTTTTTGGAAAAGGTATATTAAGTGTAAAGCCTGATTTAGCTAAGTTGCTAATTGGAGTTATAACAGAAAATGTTCAATTAGAAGTGGCACAACAGGAAAATGCTCTTATAACCCAGAATGTTATTAATAGTATATTAGAAATTGGAGTATTTCCTGACAATATACAAACTCAAAACTATAATATACGAACAAAATATGATTATATTGAGGGTAAACAAGTTTTTAGAGGTTATGAGGTTACTAATAATTTAAATGTTCTTATAACGAATATAAAGTCGGCGGGAGAAGTAATTGATACTGCTGTAAGAAATGGAGCAAATAATATTGGAGATCTCAATTTTCTTGTTTCAAATGAACAAAGATATTATTACGAAGTATTAAATAGAGCTGTCACAGATGCTCAAAATAAGGCAAGGGTTATGGGAAATAAATTAGGAGTGAGATTAAATGATATTCCCATAAGAATAGTTGAACTTGCTATGGGAAACATATCGCCATTACCAGCAATGACTTTTAAGTCTGTAAGTGGGACAACTCCTATTGAAGCAGGAGAAAATAATATTGAAGCAAACGTTGAAGCTGTATTTGAATATATGGAATAAAGTTTGATTTAAATTGATAATTAGTAAATAAAAAAGAAGTTAGTATTGAATTATTTAATTCTTTTTATATATTTGAAAAAAGCCAATGCTTTAGAATAATCCTAAACATTGGCTTAAAATTCATATTATATCCAAAATACCGGTACTCTGATTTTGACACCTATCTCTCGATAGGTGGGTGTCCTCACAGATGTTTCAATCGCCCTTAATGCCTTAAATGGACTCACAGAAAGGTACATTTCTTCATCTAAATATTGAACTCCCGAAGTTAATATGTAGGTTCAAAATAAGAGCTTAACGTATATTTCAGAAAAACAATATATTTAATTCATGGAAACTTGTCCACGACTTAATGCTTTAAATTTTTTTAGTTCAATAAACAATATTGCTATTTAACTTAATTGAGCAGGAAAACCTTTGTTTTCTACTGCTAAATTATAATAACATATTTATTTGATATGCACAAGAAAAATGTGCTGTGACGGTCAATGTAATATTTAGTAATTTTAAAACTGTACAAATTTAAAATGGTAGAAATGTCTCCTTGGCACCAAATTTGTACAGCTATGTTTTAAAAGAAACTTATTTAATTATTAACTCTCCATCATAGGAAGTGATGATCTTATATAAATCAGGACGACGATCTCTAAATATACCCCATTCAATACGTTGATTTTCTAATTGATCTAAATCGAACTCAGCAACTAAAACAGTTTCCTCTGTTCTATTAGCCTCAACAATTTTATTTCCTTGTGGTCCAGCAATAAAGGAAGAACCATAAAAGGTTATTTTAGAATCTTCATCTGCTTCAATACCAACTCTATTTGAAGCAATTACAGGAATTAAGTTAGAAGCAGCATGCCCTAACATGCAAGCTTGCCAATGGTCTTTTGAATCAATTGAGCCATCTTGTGGTTCAGAGCCAATAGCTGTAGGGTAGAATAGGATTTCTGCTCCCATTAAAGTCATACATCTAGCAGCTTCAGGATACCATTGATCCCAACAGATCCCAACACCAATTTTTCCATAACGAGTATTCCATACCTTGAAGCCAGTATCCCCAGGATTAAAGTAGAATTTTTCCTCATATCCAGGACCATCAGGAATATGGCTCTTTCTATAGGTTCCAAGTACTTCACCATCAGCATCTATAATTGCTATGGAATTATATCTAGCATAGTTTTTCTTTTCGTAAAAGCTAATTGGAAGAACTACTTTTAATTCTTTAGCAATTTTTTTAAAATGATTAATAGCTCTATTTTCTTCAACTGTTGAAGCATACACATAATAATCAGATTTTTCTTTTTGGCAAAAATATGGTGTTTCAAATAATTCTTGAAGTAAGATGATTTGAGCACCTTTATCAGCAGCGTCTCTAACAAATTGTTCTGCTTTAGAGATATTTTCGTCAATATTGTTAGAACAACTCATTTGTGTAGCAGCAACTTTAACATTTCTCATAACTTATCACCTCGTATTATTTCTTATTAGCTCTGGAAGTTTTAACAAGTGGCATTTGTTGTGTTGTACAATGCACATTGCCACCTTCTTTGATTACAGTAATTCCATCAACCGTTCTAATTCTTCTATTAGGAAAAGTTTCACTTAATACATTCTCAGCTAATTTGTCAGCTTCTTTAGCAGTTCCACCAAAGATAGGCAAAATAATGCCATCATTTACAAAATAAAAATTTAAATAACTTAAGGTTAATCTTTCACCTTCATATTCAACTCTAGGAGGTTGATTGATAGAAATTACTTCTAACTTTCTTCCCTTTGCATCAGTTGAGTTTTTTAGTATTTCAAGATTCTCTAAAGTGATTTCGTAGTTTTTATCATTTGGATCGTCACAAGTTTGCATTATAATTTTCCCAGGAGCAGCAAAACAAGCAATGTTGTCTACATGACCATCAGTTTCATCACCATCTAAACCATTCTTTAACCAAATGATTTTTTCAATATTCAAATATTGCTTTGCATAATTTTCAATTTGTTCCTTTGTAAGGTCAGGATTTCTATTAGGATTTAAAAGGCATTCTTCTGTAGTAAGTAAGGTACCTTCACCATCAACATGAATAGATCCACCTTCAAGAACAAGTGGTGCATCGAATTTCTTTACATTAAAATGTTCTAAGATTTTTGGAGCCACCATATCATCTAAATCCCATGGAGCATATTTTTCACCCCAAGCATTAAACTTCCAGTTAACTCCAGCTATATTGTAATTTTCATCAACGACAAACGTTGGACCATTATCACGAAGCCATGCATCATTGTGATCAATTGGAAGAAAACTAATGTTTGAAGAAGCAAAAAGTTTAGTAACATCAGTTAAATCTTTTGGATTTACAATAACAGTGACTGGTTCAAATTCAGAAATTGCTTTTATATATTCTGCATATCCAAGACATACACTTTCATGATTTTCTGGATAACACATAGATTCTTTGACAGGCCATGAAATGAATGTACGCTCATGAGTAGTCCATTCAGCAGGCATTTTATAATTTAAATCTTTTGGATACATACAATACCCCATTTCTTTAGGATTATATTTTGCTATATTTATAGCATCTATCATATAATAAACTGGCGTTTATTTCAATGTCAAGATTTAAAGTGTATAAATATTTTGGAATAATAGTTTATATATAGTGAAACAATATTCATTGAATTAATTAAATATTAAATGGAGGTGTTTTTATGAAGCTAGAAGGTTACTTTAGTGGTATAAAAGCTGCAAATGATGCTGTAGAGACATTGAAGAGAGCAGGTATAACTGATGCAGCTGCAGATATAAATGAACATTATACAGGAAACAATAATCCAGGAACAAATCTTCCAACAACTGCAAGTAGTACAAATAGTTTGGCAAATTACGTTCTTACTAGTGACAGTCCCTTAGGTGATCCGATGTTAGGCCCTATGGCAGCAGCAAGTCCAATGGTAAGTGGTTATGGTAAATTCGAAGAAATTGCAGATGTAAATTATAAAGTAATTGTTAATGCAGATGATCAAAATGCAGAAAAGGCAAAGCAAATTATTGTAAAGATGGGCGGAGATTTAAATGATCCAAATTTTAAAATACCAGAAGGATTAAAAAATGTATCAATTAGATGATTTAGTTACTAATATGATAAATAATATGGATAAAAATATAGATTAAAGTGTTTTGAAAATTATTAGTCTGTAATTGTTTAAGGTCAAGTAGCTACAGATGGAGTGTATTTGTATAATTTAAATATACTCCTATTACTTTTATATTTTTTTTTAATAAGAGATGTAGTATGATTTTATTAAAGTGAAAATAAAAAGATTAATTATATGAAAGGTATCAAATATAGATAATATGAGTAATTTAGTAGACAATCGTAAGAAGATAAAATGGAGTAAAAAAAAGCTATGGGGTAGTGGATTATTACTTATTATTAGTGCTGGTTTATTTGGAATGTCAAGGTATGTTAGTGGATTTGCAAACATATATTATGAAAATATTTACTTAAATTTAGTTAATGTAATTGGGAGAGGATTATCAATAATAAAATTTTCAGTTTATGAATTAATCGTTATTGGATTTATTTTATTTATTTTTATTAAATTAATTATGTATATATATTTGAAATATAAGAAGAAAATATCGCTTAAAGAAATTATTATTAGGGCAACAGCTAATATTATTTTGTATATTTCAATTTTTATATTTTTAAATGCAGTGACTTTAGGGGTTAATGCTTTTAGACCAAGTTTTGCTAAGTTGACTGATTTGAAGAATAAAGATGTTTCAGAAGAAAATTTGACTGAACTTTGTAGTTATCTTAAAGACGAGCTTAATGAATCAGATAATAAAATACAAAAGGATCAATATGGACTTTTAAAATTAGATGATAGCGTAAAGGAAGAAGGGATTAATAGTATGAAGAACTTGGGCGATAAATATTCTTGTCTCCAAGGATATTATCCGCTTCCTAAACCATATCTTTTTTCTAAAGTAATGTCCTATCAATTATTAGAGGGAGAAACAGATTTTACTTTAGAAGCCAATTATAATAATGATATGCCTAAAGTCGATGTTCCAAGTACTATATGTCATGAATTAAGTCATGTAAGAGGATTTAATAATGAAGATGAAGCGAATTATATAGGTTTTTTAGCATGTATTAATTCTAATAATTATGAATATCAATATAGTGGATACTTAATGGCGTATTCTTACTGTATGAATGATTTATATGATTCGAATAAAGAGGCATTTAAAAAAATCAATAATGAACTTTCTATTAACGTTAAAGCAGAATTAAAAAATGATGCTTTATATTGGAATAAGTATAGAGGGAGAATATCTAAAATTCACAATGATGCTTACGATAAGTTGCTAAAAATAAGTGGACAGGAAAATGGTATTAAAAGCTATAATGCTGTTGTAAAGTTATTGGTTTCAGGATACGGAGTTCAATTTAAATAAAGTGTTTATATAAAAATAAAGGTAATTATAATTATAAAAAAAATTATACAAATTATCAGAAAATATATTGAATTCTGACAATTTAAATGCTATAATAAATACAAGAAAGGAGGATTAACAAAATAATCCTAACTCTATTAAATAAATTACAAAATCAAGATTAATTACATCTTATAAAAATATTAATTAGGTATGACCAATAACACATAACCATTGAAGATGGTGGATTAGTAATATAGGACAAGCGTATTAGAACGCAAGTTGTAAGTACTAAATAAATCATCGGAAGATTTATTTAGTAATCAAAAGGGCGATTAAGGCGCAGGGAGTATTACTAATTATAGTAAGGTTATTTGAGAAAAATATATCTAAGTAATGTAACAAGTAAATTAAAAATTGTTTTATATTAAAATAAAAATGAAATTTTTAAATTTTGACAATGGAAGGGTGATGGCAATTCAAATAGATTCGTTTCGTAGTAGTAAAGGGTTAGGATTAAATTAACCATCAATTAGTTAAGAAAGTTAGCTAATTGATGGTTAAAATTTTTTTGAGTTATTTTTTAAT
The window above is part of the Clostridium saccharoperbutylacetonicum N1-4(HMT) genome. Proteins encoded here:
- a CDS encoding SIMPL domain-containing protein, with amino-acid sequence MNVLEDNEKYSFNHYSKSQLNNIIKVFGKGILSVKPDLAKLLIGVITENVQLEVAQQENALITQNVINSILEIGVFPDNIQTQNYNIRTKYDYIEGKQVFRGYEVTNNLNVLITNIKSAGEVIDTAVRNGANNIGDLNFLVSNEQRYYYEVLNRAVTDAQNKARVMGNKLGVRLNDIPIRIVELAMGNISPLPAMTFKSVSGTTPIEAGENNIEANVEAVFEYME
- a CDS encoding DUF3810 domain-containing protein, with the protein product MSNLVDNRKKIKWSKKKLWGSGLLLIISAGLFGMSRYVSGFANIYYENIYLNLVNVIGRGLSIIKFSVYELIVIGFILFIFIKLIMYIYLKYKKKISLKEIIIRATANIILYISIFIFLNAVTLGVNAFRPSFAKLTDLKNKDVSEENLTELCSYLKDELNESDNKIQKDQYGLLKLDDSVKEEGINSMKNLGDKYSCLQGYYPLPKPYLFSKVMSYQLLEGETDFTLEANYNNDMPKVDVPSTICHELSHVRGFNNEDEANYIGFLACINSNNYEYQYSGYLMAYSYCMNDLYDSNKEAFKKINNELSINVKAELKNDALYWNKYRGRISKIHNDAYDKLLKISGQENGIKSYNAVVKLLVSGYGVQFK
- a CDS encoding ECF transporter S component; this translates as MENKNTRLIKLLQTGILAALCFVSFTFLSIKIPVAGGDAVSLHVGNAFCVLAALLLGGLYGGLSGAIGMTISDLLDPTYAIGAPKTFILKLCIGLITGLIAHNFAKIDQSYDKKYIARWTIIAAIGGLSFNVVFDPIVGYFYKQYILGQPQQMAAILAKFSVFATFINAVVSVILVSTIYNVIRPVLKTSGLLFPVAKNKSIN
- a CDS encoding NUDIX hydrolase, with amino-acid sequence MMKELLTVYNEQLEEVGILSRDEIHKKGLKHKVVHCWIIERGEIGIYLYFQQRSFNKSDFPGMYDIACAGHIDAGEEAEIAMIRELDEEIGLNINKNDLKYLGRKFEAFQKGEFFDNEICEMYLLEVKDNTKFILGDEVEDMVRVSVIEYEKWINKELKELEVSSIEGSKKVVLREDNICPHIREYNERLLETVYKGK
- a CDS encoding biotin transporter BioY; protein product: MENTRRISTRQLTLIGVMTAVICILGPLSLPIGIVPVSLTNLAIFFAIYALGGKKGTISCIVYLFIGIIGLPVFSGFSGGFTKLLGPTGGYLIGFIFLASISGIFIDKFTNKIYMCLLGMILGSIVTYILGTIWLAYLTKMPFNSALSVAVIPFLPGDLIKMILAALIGPQIRKRLITAGLYA
- the aguB gene encoding N-carbamoylputrescine amidase, yielding MRNVKVAATQMSCSNNIDENISKAEQFVRDAADKGAQIILLQELFETPYFCQKEKSDYYVYASTVEENRAINHFKKIAKELKVVLPISFYEKKNYARYNSIAIIDADGEVLGTYRKSHIPDGPGYEEKFYFNPGDTGFKVWNTRYGKIGVGICWDQWYPEAARCMTLMGAEILFYPTAIGSEPQDGSIDSKDHWQACMLGHAASNLIPVIASNRVGIEADEDSKITFYGSSFIAGPQGNKIVEANRTEETVLVAEFDLDQLENQRIEWGIFRDRRPDLYKIITSYDGELIIK
- a CDS encoding agmatine deiminase family protein; this translates as MYPKDLNYKMPAEWTTHERTFISWPVKESMCYPENHESVCLGYAEYIKAISEFEPVTVIVNPKDLTDVTKLFASSNISFLPIDHNDAWLRDNGPTFVVDENYNIAGVNWKFNAWGEKYAPWDLDDMVAPKILEHFNVKKFDAPLVLEGGSIHVDGEGTLLTTEECLLNPNRNPDLTKEQIENYAKQYLNIEKIIWLKNGLDGDETDGHVDNIACFAAPGKIIMQTCDDPNDKNYEITLENLEILKNSTDAKGRKLEVISINQPPRVEYEGERLTLSYLNFYFVNDGIILPIFGGTAKEADKLAENVLSETFPNRRIRTVDGITVIKEGGNVHCTTQQMPLVKTSRANKK